CAGCGGTTCCCCTACAAGCCGTGACATGCAGTAATAGTATTTATCTGCACTTTGTTACTCTGTTAAGTGCTGTGCATCAGGTGTTAAAAAAAAAGTGCTGTGCATCAGTGGTTGTCTGAACTTATTCTGTTCGTTGCCTACTACTATGAATACTATTAGCTGCATCAGTTCTCTTGCGATGAATGATGCTAAACATGTATCGCTGCTTATATGTGTGCTATCTTAGGCATGGTGGTATCTTCGTCTTTATTTTTGGTGACAATGGCACGGTGATCTTTCTCACCCTGTAGTGACTAGAATTCCAGATTGTTAGATTGTTTCATGCTCAAGTTGCCATCCTGTGAACATATCTAACTTTTGATGAACCTTGGATTGCGTGTGTGGTTTGACTGAACTTGGAGATTCAGCTAGTCGGTGCTTCAGAGTATTTTACCTTTGCAATCAAAGCTAATTTCTTGGCCCCTATTAGTGATCGAACATTGTTGCTCTGTTCAGTGCCGTGCATCAGTGCTTGTCTGAGCTTATTGTGGTGGTTACTACTTTTACGAAAACTGCTAGCACCATATTGGTTTCGAAATCCTGTGCTGACTATTGTGCCGATGAAGATCCTAAATGTGCTAGTATTATCTTTGGCTTGGTGGTATCTGACCGTAACTGTTAGGTCTGTGTCGTACTCAAGTTCATATCTTCTGATGATGGTATCCAACATGTGATGAACCTTGTGCTGCATGAGTGCATGTGGTTTGACCGAACATGGAGATCCAGGCGTCCAGCTACTCAGTGCTTCAGAGTATTTCTTGAATCCTTTCACTTATCGAAGGGGATATAAATCAAGCTTCCATGCATGCAATGCATACGTGCTGAGCTATACCTGACAAGCCATGGTTTCTGTGTCGTGGACCTTAAACATACGCGAAGTTAATTCGAAAAGCCATTTAGAAACCCCGACTTTTTGCTTACGATTCATGTACGGGGTATATATGCTGCCATCCAACCATGCATTGGCGAAGCAAGTTTTCCTGTGGCGTCTTGCAAAAAGTCCTGTCGCGTCTGGCACGACATCAGTCAATAATATGGTTCTCTTCCAGTCTTCCACGAAATGGTAAAGTGAGTTTTCCGTTGAAAAATAATTGTCCCAGCTTTCGTTTCTTTTGCAGTGAATGAACAGCCCATACAGATTGGTTGGGCCTGGGCTGCACACATCCACAGCTGCACTCACTTACATGATCCCGTTCGGGCAGACAGGCAAGGCACACTCCAGACTCCACTCCACTCCCGCACGACAGCAGCGACCAACTCACCGGCGCGGCGGCGCGAACGGCAAACCGACCGCAGCATCGACACCGGGACGGCGCTGATCTCTCTAGGTACCcgcctcttccttctcctcacgcACCGTCCCGCTTTCCTCCTGCTAGCTCCCGCCATGGATCATGGCGCATTTGGGTGGTTGCGCTGGGGGATTTGGCTGCCTGCTCCTGCCGCGTCCGCTGGCCAGACGCACCAGGGTGCTGTACGCATTGACTATGCGGAGGGACAATGCTGCTATGTCTTACCCGTTTCTTGCTCTGGGGGTGTCACTCCCCCCTTTCTCTCTTGGTCGGCGCTGTTTCCACTGCCCGTGCATACAATATGTTCGACGGAATGCCTCTCCGCGGGAAAACTCCTCAAAATAGGATTTCGCCCCGCGGGAAAACTTTTGCTGCTTCGTCATTCTTTGCGCCTTTGCCGGAGTAGGATGATATGTCGGCTGATAATATTGCCTGCTTGGCTCTTGTTTGCAGGACCAATGGCACCGGAGACGCAGCCGCACTTGCAGCCACCGCCTTCCTGGTCGGCCATCCCGCAAGACCTGGCCGTCCTGGTGCTCCGCCTGCTTCCCGCATACGTCGACCGTGCTCGCTTCGCCGCGGTGTGCCCACAGTGGCGTGCCGCCGCGAGGCTGCCCCTTCCTCCGCCACAGCCGCTGCTCGCGCTCCCCAACGGCACCTTCTACAGCCTCCCCTACACCAAGCCCTTCCGCTTCCCTGGCTGCGGCTTCGCTGGGTACCAGAGCGTCTGCGGGAACTGGCTCGTCTTCTCCCGCGACAACGGGTGCTTCCTGGTCGATCCCTTCTCCGGGGCCACCATGACGCTCCCTGCTCTCTCATGCATCCGCCTCCAGCCTCCAAATGCAGTCGCTAAATGGTCAGATTCAGATGATGGAAGGGCTAGATTTGCTGACCCTTACATTACATGGATGCACATCAGTGATGAATCACACAAGCTGCACATAAGTAAGCTAATCATGTGCTCGCCAAACCTTGTTGCTGCATTGGTTGGCATCGGACATACCACTCAGATTCTAATGTGCAAGCCAGGGGCATTGTCGTGGTCAGTACGAGCGTACGATGAGTGTAAGGGGTTCGAAGACATGGCATTCTACCAGGGCAAGCTATACGCCATTGCTGATGACGAGAACCTCCTTGTGGTGAACATCAGCGAGGACCATAACACTGGCGATCCACAGGTTTCTAAGACAGCTCAAGTCATCAAAGGTGATCGGTGCCCATGGTATCACGCTGTGTTCGATGACAACATGATGCACAACCAGAAGATCTACCTAGTTGAATCGCGTGGGGCGTTGCTGATGGTTCGCAGGGCGATTTGGTGCAAGGTGCCTGAGCGTGGAGTGGATAGGGAAATCGTGGCTCGACGGAACGAGTTTGAGGTATTCAAGGCTGACTTCGAGCGTTCACGTTGGGACAAGGTGACGACCGTTGGGGATGACCAGCTGCTGTTTCTAGGGCGAAGGTGTTCCATGGCTTTGTCCGTGTCTCAGTATGACATCCCAGGCGATAGCATCTTGTTCTTGGATGATGATGAGGAGAATCGTGTGGAGTATTCTTATGAGGGCGAGAACACTTCTTTCAGCACCTATCACCTGAGATTTCGTTTTATCAGTTCTGCTCTTTCAAAGATTTCATGGAAGCGTGGCGATGACATGCGTCTGGCAGTATGGCTCTTTCCTCAGGACCGTTGAGGAGTTA
This Lolium perenne isolate Kyuss_39 chromosome 1, Kyuss_2.0, whole genome shotgun sequence DNA region includes the following protein-coding sequences:
- the LOC127327595 gene encoding probable F-box protein At4g22060; the encoded protein is MAPETQPHLQPPPSWSAIPQDLAVLVLRLLPAYVDRARFAAVCPQWRAAARLPLPPPQPLLALPNGTFYSLPYTKPFRFPGCGFAGYQSVCGNWLVFSRDNGCFLVDPFSGATMTLPALSCIRLQPPNAVAKWSDSDDGRARFADPYITWMHISDESHKLHISKLIMCSPNLVAALVGIGHTTQILMCKPGALSWSVRAYDECKGFEDMAFYQGKLYAIADDENLLVVNISEDHNTGDPQVSKTAQVIKGDRCPWYHAVFDDNMMHNQKIYLVESRGALLMVRRAIWCKVPERGVDREIVARRNEFEVFKADFERSRWDKVTTVGDDQLLFLGRRCSMALSVSQYDIPGDSILFLDDDEENRVEYSYEGENTSFSTYHLRFRFISSALSKISWKRGDDMRLAVWLFPQDR